The Pocillopora verrucosa isolate sample1 chromosome 2, ASM3666991v2, whole genome shotgun sequence genome has a segment encoding these proteins:
- the LOC131794048 gene encoding uro-adherence factor A-like, whose amino-acid sequence MPLVRFWRAFIEALQALVFCGFCNKEESDEIKETERTNTSNQDQTNISKLEEESNDVQEFKAVIVEEVKWLMVTDEDENVKEDICEDITSPKIHAKVTAIQEADITRIETKEVEEEAFEHDQWLDATEGESRADIVSKKIPLEDITVFEVVRNLQSSDEVDAEYETETRPTTEQVHSVESHAEKVSRDTEMKEMETAEVQESCEDTKVVSKEIKVLRLTWEELLSTERHMESEKHVETEIQRNNEQVYSGESHDEKVSRDTEMKEMETAQVQESCEDNKEVTKEIKVLRLTWEELLLAERHMESAVVEDLSSDQVKSTRLTLTQEDPAIQAFKIISNDGKRSKEKKKRRKRKRKESLKSVAEEDPAILDHREIPSHGCEIKEIERTKTCNEGMKRSVLFERKFFKRTSYYSNNDSGSVRSLHSKPKGKFRAKLDLYHFADETNKEESNDVQEFKAELTEDVKWFMVTKEDENVKEGICEDITSPEVHAKVTAIQEANIPRIETKGVEGEALEHDQWLDVTEGESWGDIVSREIPLEDITVFEVARNLQWSDQVDAEYETETQATTEQVHSVESHAKRVSQDTEMKGMETAEVQKGCEDNNKVAKEIKVLRLTWEELLLTERHMESEKHAEAEIQPNNEQVYSGESHDEKVSRDTEMKEMETAQVQESCEDNKDVTKEIKVLHLTWEELLLAERHMESAVVEDLSSDQVKSTRLTLTQEDPAIQAFKIISNDRKRSKEKKKRRKVKRKETLKSVAEEDSAILDYKEIPSHGERSQVKKRKRKPRKEREQAQQTSPSVAEEDPAIVNKNPSNVPHVLNCT is encoded by the exons ATGCCTCTCGTAAGATTTTGGCGCGCCTTCATAGAAGCTTTACAAGCGCTGGTATTTTGTGGATTTTGCAATAAAGAAGAAAG tgATGAGATAAAAGAGACCGAGAGAACGAACACAAGTAATCAAG ATCAAACTAACATCAGCAAGTTGGAGGAAGAGAGCAATGATGTGCAAGAGTTTAAAGCCGTGATTGTTGAGGAAGTAAAATGGCTAATGGTTACTGATGAAGATGAGAATGTAAAGGAAGACATTTGCGAAGACATCACCTCCCCTAAGATTCATGCAAAGGTAACAGCCATTCAAGAAGCGGACATCACAAGAATTGAAACGAAGGAAGTAGAAGAGGAAGCCTTTGAACATGACCAGTGGCTGGACGCCACCGAAGGAGAATCTAGGGCCGATATTGTCTCAAAAAAGATTCCTCTAGAAGATATCACTGTGTTTGAGGTGGTGAGAAATCTCCAATCGTCAGATGAGGTCGATGCAGAATATGAAACAGAGACCCGACCCACTACCGAACAAGTTCACTCTGTTGAGAGTCATGCCGAGAAAGTTTCCCGGGATAccgaaatgaaagaaatggaaactgCAGAAGTCCAAGAGAGCTGTGAGGACACCAAAGTGGTTTCCAAGGAGATAAAGGTACTTCGCCTTACTTGGGAAGAGCTTCTCTCAACAGAGAGACACATGGAATCAGAGAAACACGTGGAAACAGAGATTCAACGCAATAACGAACAAGTTTACTCTGGTGAGAGTCATGACGAGAAAGTTTCTCGAGATAccgaaatgaaagaaatggaaactgCACAAGTCCAAGAGAGCTGTGAGGACAACAAAGAAGTTACTAAGGAGATAAAGGTGCTCCGCCTTACTTGGGAAGAGCTTCTCTTAGCAGAGAGACACATGGAGTCGGCTGTTGTGGAAGATTTGAGTTCAGATCAAGTCAAGTCAACAAGATTAACTTTGACACAAGAAGATCCTGCAATCCAGGCCTTTAAGATCATTTCCAATGATGG GAAGAGGtctaaagaaaagaagaagcgaagaaaaagaaaaaggaaagaatcaTTAAAAAGTGTGGCTGAAGAGGACCCTGCTATTCTGGATCACAGGGAAATACCCAGCCATGG ctgTGAGATAAAAGAGATCGAGAGGACGAAAACATGTAACGAAGGTATGAAAAGATCAGTTTTGTTTGAGcgaaaattttttaagaggaCGAGTTATTACAGTAACAATGACTCAGGGTCAGTGCGATCATTACACAGCAAACCGAAAGGAAAATTTAGGGCCAAATTGGATTTGTATCATTTTGCAGATGAAACTAACAAGGAAGAGAGCAATGATGTGCAAGAGTTTAAAGCCGAGCTTACCGAGGATGTTAAATGGTTTATGGTTACTAAGGAAGATGAAAATGTAAAGGAAGGCATTTGCGAAGACATCACCTCCCCTGAGGTTCATGCAAAGGTAACAGCCATTCAAGAAGCGAACATCCCAAGAATTGAAACTAAGGGAGTAGAAGGGGAAGCCTTAGAACATGACCAGTGGCTGGACGTCACCGAAGGAGAATCTTGGGGTGATATTGTCTCAAGGGAGATTCCTCTAGAGGATATCACTGTGTTTGAGGTGGCGAGAAATCTCCAGTGGTCGGATCAGGTCGATGCAGAATATGAAACAGAGACTCAAGCCACTACCGAACAAGTTCACTCAGTTGAGAGTCATGCCAAGAGAGTTTCTCAAGATACCGAGATGAAAGGAATGGAAACGGCAGAAGTCCAAAAGGGCTGTGAGGATAACAACAAAGTTGCAAAGGAAATAAAGGTGCTCCGCCTTACTTGGGAAGAGCTTCTCTTAACAGAGAGACACATGGAATCAGAGAAACACGCGGAAGCAGAGATTCAACCCAATAACGAACAAGTTTACTCTGGTGAGAGTCATGACGAGAAAGTTTCTCGAGATAccgaaatgaaagaaatggaaactgCACAAGTCCAAGAGAGCTGTGAGGACAACAAAGACGTTACTAAGGAGATAAAGGTGCTCCACCTTACTTGGGAAGAGCTTCTCTTAGCAGAGAGACACATGGAGTCGGCTGTTGTGGAAGATTTGAGTTCAGATCAAGTCAAGTCAACAAGATTAACTTTGACACAAGAAGATCCTGCAATCCAGGCCTTTAAGATCATATCCAATGATAG GAAGAGGtctaaagaaaagaagaaacgaagaaaagtaaaaaggaaagaaacattaaaaagtGTGGCCGAAGAAGACTCTGCTATTCTGGATTACAAGGAGATACCCAGCCATGG GGAAAGATCTCAggtcaagaagagaaaaaggaaaccaagaaaggaaagagaacaAGCACAACAAACATCTCCAAGTGTGGCTGAGGAAGACCCTGCTATCGTAAATAAAAATCCATCAAATGTTCCCCACGTCTTAAACTGTACGTGA
- the LOC131793450 gene encoding tetratricopeptide repeat protein 28-like, producing MADKYSAESHISADPRFGIENIARRESNSVFLYISYEDRQVLLWVLKANGDIFFRKTDEVKIDTLIAEQVCEVEGVFKKSAKCFGVLPTANCEDRSLGDNMTTSLHEESQTNLRGDETKDTGGSHHLCYEWIVAPVVDLLTEPEIIIVPDRFSYRVPFASLRDEQAGKYLSEKYRVRIVPSLTTLRLIQECPADYHSQTGGLVVGDPTVGKVQYNGRITDITPLFCASKEAEMVGQLLGVQPLLGSRATKQAVLQAIPSVSLIHVAAHGDVKRGEIALSPQCTTNSTPQEEDYLLTMTDIEGVQVRAKLVVLSCCHSGRGLVKKEGVIGIARAFLASGARSVLVASWAIEDKATAKLMKHFYKHLVRGESASESLHQAVQWLRSNGFSKPSQWAPFVLMGDNVTFDFMKKGKEELEEDNNEAKKKQSDY from the exons ATGGCAGACAAGTACTCCGCTGAAAGCCACATCTCAGCTGATCCACGGttcgggattgaaaacatcgcgagaagagaaagtaacagtgtttttttgtacatttcgtatGAAGATCGGCAAGTTCTGCTCTGGgtattgaaagcaaatggagacattttctttcgaaaaacaGACGAAGTGAAAATAGACACTCTTATTGCTGAGCAAGTTTGCGAAGTGGAAggagttttcaaaaagagcgccaAATGCTTTGGTGTTTTACCCACAGCGAACTGCGAAGACCGATCGCTGGGTGACAACATGACGACATCTCTTCATGAAGAGAGCCAAACAAATTTGCGAGGTGACGAAACCAAAGATACCGGAGGAAGTCATCATTTGTGCTACGAATGGATCGTCGCACCTGTGGTAGATTTACTCACAGAGCCCGAAATCATCATTGTACCGGATCGTTTTTcgtaccgagtcccatttgcttCCTTGCGCGATGAACAAGCCGGAAAGTATTTATCGGAGAAGTACAGAGTACGCATCGTCCCTTCATTGACAACTCTCCGGCTTATTCAAGAATGTCCagcagactatcacagtcaaaCTGGCGGACTGGTTGTGGGTGATCCTACGGTTGGCAAAGTGCAATACAATGGACGTATCACTGACATTACACCATTGTTCTGTGCAAGTAAGGAAGCAGAAATGGTTGGTCAACTGCTGGGCGTTCAGCCTTTATTGGGAAGTCGCGCAACAAAGCAGGCAGTTCTTCAAGCAATACCTTCAGTGAGTCTGATACATGTTGCCGCACATGGGGATGTcaaaagaggagagattgccctctctCCTCAATGTACTACTAACAGCACTCCacaagaggaagactacctcctgacAATGACCGACAttgaaggagttcaagtgcgagctaaactggtagtactcagctgttgtcacagtgggcgtggattggttaaaaaagaaggagttattggaatcgctcgagcattcttagcatctggtgcacgttcagtgttggtagcatcgtgggctatAGAAGACAAAGCAACGGCGAAGCtcatgaaacatttctataaacaccttgtgcgtggagaaagtgctagtgaatctcttcaccaggccgtACAGtggttgagaagcaatggattctccaaaccttcccaatgggctccgtttgtgttgatgggggataacgtgacatttgattttatgaaaaaagg gaaagaggAACTCGAGGAGGACAACAACGAGGCGAAGAAGAAACAGAGCGACTACTGA
- the LOC131775597 gene encoding uncharacterized protein — protein sequence MAVAKKTRGRIWENQETLLLLQKWGDENIQMKLISCTRKRPIWQEISDFIRAAGYEDRDEDACKTRVHTLVSAYRSYKDECEKTENGTPKRKPAFFDEVDEFLSKKPCTKPKVVVNSSKIIIEADNEEEDNEKIKNDEPNEELPSFSGGTSVGSNNKTAGKFPQPNKGECLTERTTDAGKPFFKPATKKRKVSTTDALTQIDKALEAFVSYQQAADRSFLAAEEARERREEEREERRRKEDQEFLLKLAQVLRK from the exons ATGGCGGTTGCCAAAAAAACCCGCGGAAGGATTTGGGAAAACCAGGAAACGTTATTGTTACTACAGAAGTGGGGGGACGAAAATATACAAATGAAGTTAATATCTTGTACCAGAAAGAGGCCTATATGGcaagaaataagtgattttaTTCGAGCGGCAGGCTACGAAGACCGTGATGAAGATGCCTGCAAAACAAGAGTACACACATTAGTAAGTGCGTATCGCTCCTACAAAGACGAATGTGAGAAGACCGAAAACGGGACTCCAAAGAGGAAGCCGGCGTTTTTCGACGAAGTCGATGAATTTCTCTCAAAAAAACCATGTACCAAACCGAAGGTTGtggtaaattcttcaaaaattatcattgagGCGGACAACGaagaagaagacaatgaaaaaattaagaacgatgAACCAAACGAAGAGTTGCCTTCCTTCAGCGGCGGCACCAGCGTCggcagcaacaacaaaacagccGGCAAATTTCCTCAACCGAACAAGGGTGAATGTTTGACAG AAAGAACAACAGATGCTGGCAAGCCATTTTTCAAACCCGCTACGAAGAAGCGGAAGGTGTCAACGACGGATGCCTTAACACAAATTGACAAGGCGTTGGAGGCATTTGTTTCCTATCAACAAGCTGCTGATAGGAGTTTTCTTGCCGCAGAGGAGGCTCGTGAAAGACGAGAAGAAGAAAGGGAGGAgagaagaaggaaggaagaccAGGAGTTTCTGCTGAAATTGGCGCAGGTACttcgaaaataa